One genomic window of Haliotis asinina isolate JCU_RB_2024 chromosome 4, JCU_Hal_asi_v2, whole genome shotgun sequence includes the following:
- the LOC137281492 gene encoding uncharacterized protein has translation MEAEHVTVIQRNHKFLKEFLLVDPVLDKLLEDGVFTQADYDNCRQAGPGKCELLLEILKKKGMEGYRTLCGVLDSNQPFIKEKLDATSLEGGNSDLVLVNKLKMQSEHRKELAGKDEHIAELQSGMEDLTKQLEDKQKNYDTLEETNKKEREELMSQIEKQKEEIETLRTKLSESNHELEQCQEQCDQMNLRLQAEQEAYEMLSGLPASQSPDREVMTGADQRTDPAESFRMCKLSTVPDCDDKQLRLLPCLHSVCKPCIDHHADHTNQNCIKCPCGRDFRLEDTLADYVGRNETAYAARSDGEKKCDYPTEDHDARAAWHCRDCDSYMCSHCRKLHNNVKRNRGHSMDDVSQADPISMKQWLKEPNCKDHPSNEVQLYDHTCKKAICIVCLRGNHEHHKNEDLSCSHENAKHQLEKQLQKQRLKLKDVKDKIGTVNRHQEELDNTQRRLEQEVVAVSKRVAVKLFHRQRKLREEIQMSLDNTNKVVQEILDSLHDVQSSIISTIDYTQRTLESTRREELVTLTATIQEKCDENLKRELPEDDTRDTSILLSFQGQTALEELIDTFGGLASNRDLNHIPDSHPTLKDLLQKINLLTGRNALHEGRWRQLLHIIRHITGNKMSDVGVDVSKKLQPAQMTSQDVYETVTNLTTGACISAETIPRAIFLKGDSRTMHIISDDNDVQYIICPQLQLDAARANTDRCHVTPDGQLVNSPITTQNAHNGRLREYRGTCASTPILLPPPLSTVILVPHTPQYWETHFKLGVVYGEPLWPILEVGVVEESQVDSERYICRQRRSWCVSVGSCDTHRGSLCTRVCQYGEEGKCYSNTMSDTPGTQATLHYGVVLDVGRGRLAFIDLDRQVVLVMVDVEWRESLLPVFSVGPPGHYTVNMKVISGADITMTDTKKSLIYDALN, from the exons ATGGAGGCTGAACACGTTACCGTCATTCAGAGGAACCACAAGTTCCTGAAGGAGTTCCTTTTGGTGGATCCTGTGCTGgacaaattgttggaggacggAGTCTTCACACAGGCCGACTatgacaactgtagacaggccGGGCCAGGGAAGTGTGAGTTGCTGTTAGAAATACTGAAGAAGAAGGGTATGGAGGGATACAGGACACTGTGTGGGGTCCTTGATTCCAATCAACCGTTCATTAAAGAAAAACTTGATGCAACATCCTTGGAAGGAG GCAACTCCGACCTCGTCCTTGTTAACAAACTGAAGATGCAATCGGAGCACAGAAAGGAACTTGCCGGAAAGGACGAACACATAGCAGAACTGCAGTCT GGAATGGAGGACTTAACGAAACAGTTGGAAGACAAACAGAAGAATTATGATACACTGgaggaaacaaacaagaaagaaagagaggAACTCATGTCACAGATAGAAAAACAGAAGGAGGAGATCGAAACTT TGAGGACGAAGCTATCAGAGTCGAACCACGAGTTAGAGCAGTGCCAAGAACAATGTGATCAAATGAACCTT agactacaaGCAGAACAGGAGGCGTATGAAATGTTATCAGGGTTACCTGCATCACAGTCTCCGGACAGGGAGGTCATGACTGGAGCCGACCAACGAACAG ATCCTGCTGAGAGTTTCAGAATGTGCAAGTTATCAACAGTTCCGGACTGTGATGACAAGCAGCTACGTCTCCTGCCATGTCTTCATTCTGTCTGCAAGCCATGCATTGACCACCATGCTGACCACACCAACCAGAATTGCATCAAGTGCCCATGTGGTCGTGATTTCAGACTTGAGGATACCTTAGCAGACTACGTCGGACGCAATGAGACTGCCTATGCTGCCAGAAGCGATGGGGAGAAGAAGTGTGACTACCCTACAGAAGATCACGATGCACGGGCTGCTTGGCACTGTCGTGACTGTGACAGTTATATGTGTTCTCACTGTCGCAAACTGCACAATAACGTTAAACGGAATAGAGGTCACAGCATGGATGACGTCAGCCAGGCAGATCCTATCTCCATGAAGCAGTGGCTGAAAGAACCTAACTGCAAGGACCACCCCAGCAATGAAGTACAACTGTATGACCACACCTGTAAGAAGGCCATCTGTATTGTGTGTTTACGTGGGAACCATGAACATCACAAGAATGAAGACTTAAGTTGTTCCCACGAAAACGCAAAGCATCAGCTGGAAAAACAACTGCAGAAGCAACGACTGAAACTGAAAGATGTCAAAGACAAAATTGGAACTGTGAACAGGCACCAAGAGGAACTGGACAATACACAAAGAAGACTGGAACAAGAGGTTGTTGCCGTTTCCAAACGTGTTGCTGTGAAGTTATTTCACCGACAGAGGAAACTCAGAGAGGAGATTCAGATGTCTCTGGACAATACAAATAAGGTCGTTCAGGAGATACTGGATAGTTTACACGATGTTCAGTCTTCCATCATATCAACGATAGACTACACCCAGAGAACGCTTGAATCCACAAGACGCGAGGAACTCGTTACTCTCACAGCTACAATACAGGAAAAGTGTGACGAAAATCTCAAGAGGGAACTTCCAGAAGATGACACAAGAGATACGAGTATCCTCCTTTCATTTCAGGGGCAGACTGCTCTGGAGGAACTCATCGACACTTTTGGTGGTCTCGCCTCCAATCGTGACTTGAATCATATTCCAGATTCACATCCTACATTAAAAG ATCTGCTTCAAAAGATAAACCTGCTGACTGGAAGAAATGCG CTGCATGAAGGACGGTGGCGTCAGCTTCTACACATTATACGTCACATCACAG GAAACAAGATGTCCGACGTTGGTGTAGATGTATCAAAGAAGCTCCAACCTGCACAGATGACATCACAAGACGTCTATGAAACTGTGACCAAT ctCACAACTGGAGCATGCATCTCTGCAGAGACAATTCCACGTGCCATCTTCTTGAAAG GAGATTCTAGGACGATGCATATCATCAGCGATGACAACGATGTGCAATACATCATCT gtcCTCAACTACAACTGGACGCTGCTCGAGCCAACACAGACAGGTGCCACGTAACTCCAGACGGCCAGCTGGTCAACTCGCCGATCACCACACAAAACGCACACAACGGCAGGTTACGAGAATATCGGGGTACATGTGCCTCCACCCCCATCCTCCTTCCTCCACCCCTCTCAACTGTCATCCTTGTCCCACACACCCCACAGTACTGGGAGACACACTTTAAGCTGGGTGTGGTGTATGGTGAGCCGTTGTGGCCTATCCtggaggtgggtgtggtggaggaGAGTCAGGTGGACAGTGAGAGGTATATTTGTCGACAGCGCCGCTCCTGGTGTGTCAGTGTAGGGAGCTGTGACACACACCGGGGGAgtctctgtaccagggtgtgtCAGTATGGGGAGGaggggaagtgttacagtaacacaatgtctgacacacccggcacacaggccaccctccactatggcgttgtgctggatgtggggagggggagactcGCCTTCATCGACCTGGACAGACAGGTTGTTTTAGTCATGGTGGATGTTGAGTGGAGGGAGTCTCTTCTTCCCGTGTTTAGTGTTGGTCCGCCAGGTCactacacagtcaacatgaaggtgataagtggagcagatatcaccatgactgacaccaagaagtcacttatctatgacgccttgaattag